Proteins from one Plodia interpunctella isolate USDA-ARS_2022_Savannah chromosome 3, ilPloInte3.2, whole genome shotgun sequence genomic window:
- the LOC128683849 gene encoding glutathione S-transferase LANCL1-like isoform X1, with protein sequence MISKGSFENNFKDYSPVTTNNILTESRDEISSEFQEKLQNYKRSKLHLVTTDMQSDIFYDGTIYTGSAGMALYYLSCCSLGKNDSNVELLKKALNYIDINNLKRHRISFMCGDAGPLALATVISYKLGNKRPEKYPDYKELALRLMSLVSLLEDSPDELLYGKAGYLYALLFVTKHIPAKDVIPVCHFEKVISSILKSGKQFSAQMKFDTPLLWDWHDKIYFGAAHGMAGIMYMLLQANAYITTAEKKVVKTAIDWLLTQRFPSGNFPSSLSSNARDRLVQWCHGAPGFIPLCLLAHQIYDDERYLKIAVQCGDVIWQRGLCSKGYSLCHGVSGNAYGFIQLFQATKNPMHLYRACCFMEWCALERPGTELHHPDRPASLFEGALGRIYLAEDMSRVLNAKFPAFCL encoded by the exons atgatatcaAAAGGATCCTTTGAAAATAACTTCAAAGATTATTCTCCTgtaacaacaaataatatattaacagAATCCCGAGATGAG atatccAGCGAGTTTCAAGAAAAGCTGCAGAACTATAAAAGATCAAAGTTACATTTGGTAACAACTGACATGcaaagtgatattttttatgatggaACTATTTATACTGGATCAGCAGGAATGGCATTGTATTACTTGTCATGTTGTTCATTGGGTAAAAATGATAGTAATGTTGAATTACTGAAG AAGGCTTTGAATTACATtgatataaacaatttaaaacgtCACAGAATCAGTTTCATGTGTGGTGACGCTGGTCCTTTAGCTTTGGCTACTGTTATATCATATAAGTTAGGCAATAAACGACCTGAAAAATATCCCGATTATAAAGAATTAGCTCTTAG ACTTATGTCATTAGTATCATTATTGGAAGATTCGCCGGATGAGTTACTGTATGGGAAAGCTGGATATCTTTATGCTTTACTATTTGTTACTAAGCATATCCCTGCAAAAGATGTAATACCGGTTTGCCACTTTGAAAAG GTCATATCGTCTATACTAAAATCAGGAAAGCAATTTTCTGCacaaatgaaatttgatactcCTCTGTTATGGGACTGgcatgataaaatttatttcggtGCAGCGCATGGTATGGCTGGAATAATGTATATGCTCTTACAg gcTAATGCATATATTACTACTGCTGAAAAAAAAGTTGTCAAAACAGCGATTGATTGGCTTTTAACTCAACGTTTCCCCAGTGGAAACTTCCCATCGTCATTGAGTAGTAATGCTCGCGACAGATTGGTTCAATGGTGTCATGGGGCTCCGGGGTTTATCCCATTGTGTCTTTTGGCACACCAG ATTTATGACGACGAAAGGTATTTGAAGATTGCAGTGCAATGTGGTGATGTCATATGGCAGAGGGGGCTTTGCTCCAAAGGATACAGTTTATGTCACGGAGTCAGTGGAAACGCATATGGTTTTATACAGTTGTTCCAGGCTACGAAG AACCCGATGCATTTGTACCGTGCTTGCTGTTTCATGGAATGGTGCGCTTTGGAAAGGCCCGGGACTGAGCTGCACCACCCAGACAGACCGGCCTCGCTGTTTGAAGGCGCGCTGGGGAGGATCTATTTAGCCGAGGACATGTCTCGTGTTCTGAATGCCAAATTCCCAGCTTTCTGTttgtaa
- the LOC128683776 gene encoding lys-63-specific deubiquitinase BRCC36-like isoform X1 — protein sequence MLEKVLLSTDVALVCVQHALSTEKEEIMGLLIGEVHNNGALVSIVSSVILRRLDKKPDRVEISEEQLVQATLRAEELAAEVDRPLRVVGWYHSHPHITVWPSHVDLATQSMYQRMDSSFVGIIFAVFLTEQSTKAPSVQITCFQSINGSNQTRREIDMEIRNSSNALLSNNFQILTQLPAILKEEEDEAYSNEVGQNYLEEDIINKQHNAAVRTIAIGHIVEKMSRPMLEGLVARNAVNNVRLKALKKHHQDLMSRLENCM from the exons ATGTTAGAAAAAGTTCTTCTTTCTACGGATGTGGCATTAGTTTGTGTTCAACATGCATTATCAACTGAAAAAGAGGAAATAATGGGATTACTTATTGGGGAA GTTCACAATAATGGAGCACTTGTATCCATAGTCTCCTCAGTTATCTTACGACGATTAGATAAAAAGCCTGACCGAGTTGAGATATCAGAGGAACAACTGGTCCAAGCCACTTTAAGAGCTGAGGAATTGGCTGCTGAAGTAGATCGTCCATTGAGAGTTGTGGGTTGGTACCATTCTCACCCACACATAACAGTTTGGCCTTCACATGTTG accTTGCTACCCAATCAATGTATCAGAGAATGGACTCTAGTTTTGTGGGCATAATATTTGCCGTTTTTTTGACTGAACAATCAACCAAGGCTCCTTCA gtaCAAATAACGTGTTTCCAATCAATTAATGGATCAAATCAAACAAGGCGAGAAATTGATATGGAAATTAGAAACAGTAGTAATGCcttattatcaaataattttcag aTTCTTACCCAATTGCCTGCTATCctcaaagaagaagaagatgaagCATACAGCAATGAAGTAGGACAAAATTATCTAGAGGaagatataataaacaaacaacacAATGCTGCTGTCCGAACTATTGCAATTGGACACATAGTAGAAAAG ATGTCTCGCCCTATGTTAGAAGGTCTTGTAGCAAGGAATGCAGTAAATAATGTACGCTTGAAAGCATTGAAGAAACATCACCAAGACTTAATGTCAAGATtggaaaattgtatgtaa
- the LOC128683776 gene encoding lys-63-specific deubiquitinase BRCC36-like isoform X2: MLEKVLLSTDVALVCVQHALSTEKEEIMGLLIGEVHNNGALVSIVSSVILRRLDKKPDRVEISEEQLVQATLRAEELAAEVDRPLRVVDLATQSMYQRMDSSFVGIIFAVFLTEQSTKAPSVQITCFQSINGSNQTRREIDMEIRNSSNALLSNNFQILTQLPAILKEEEDEAYSNEVGQNYLEEDIINKQHNAAVRTIAIGHIVEKMSRPMLEGLVARNAVNNVRLKALKKHHQDLMSRLENCM; this comes from the exons ATGTTAGAAAAAGTTCTTCTTTCTACGGATGTGGCATTAGTTTGTGTTCAACATGCATTATCAACTGAAAAAGAGGAAATAATGGGATTACTTATTGGGGAA GTTCACAATAATGGAGCACTTGTATCCATAGTCTCCTCAGTTATCTTACGACGATTAGATAAAAAGCCTGACCGAGTTGAGATATCAGAGGAACAACTGGTCCAAGCCACTTTAAGAGCTGAGGAATTGGCTGCTGAAGTAGATCGTCCATTGAGAGTTGTGG accTTGCTACCCAATCAATGTATCAGAGAATGGACTCTAGTTTTGTGGGCATAATATTTGCCGTTTTTTTGACTGAACAATCAACCAAGGCTCCTTCA gtaCAAATAACGTGTTTCCAATCAATTAATGGATCAAATCAAACAAGGCGAGAAATTGATATGGAAATTAGAAACAGTAGTAATGCcttattatcaaataattttcag aTTCTTACCCAATTGCCTGCTATCctcaaagaagaagaagatgaagCATACAGCAATGAAGTAGGACAAAATTATCTAGAGGaagatataataaacaaacaacacAATGCTGCTGTCCGAACTATTGCAATTGGACACATAGTAGAAAAG ATGTCTCGCCCTATGTTAGAAGGTCTTGTAGCAAGGAATGCAGTAAATAATGTACGCTTGAAAGCATTGAAGAAACATCACCAAGACTTAATGTCAAGATtggaaaattgtatgtaa
- the LOC128683774 gene encoding uncharacterized protein LOC128683774 isoform X1, whose amino-acid sequence MLEYHLIWNIWTSLKIMTTQQEISFLQFIFYATIMVLSIDALEVWLIYKHRTACLKRLANYEATKLNTFINHFNNWVARKWAQFLYLREKNHTKAFLLVNIGLSLLFIIGNYINGYLLIYIICMTICLFYKLAPPLVKFVQKIQANAESDVELEGLIPDVTEHDINLLSIEPEPNPVVDERQSLDFWKPEDIPIEEASDSSENSSSLVTNLSIEKIQSLDKDIETSDSSEDEYTPIDHKKEQLKSTLETVQPTDTWSGTAYNALWNLTGAVANMVYTKPEESKRKRVSSIDSSDGFEMIDKNDVM is encoded by the exons ATGTTAGAGTATCATTTAATATGGAACATTTGGACGAGTCTAAAAAT tATGACTACTCAACAAGAAATCagctttttacaatttattttttatgcaacaATAATGGTGTTAAGTATTGATGCATTGGAGGTTTGGTTGATATATAAACACAGAACTGCCTGTTTAAAAAGACTGGCTAATTATGAGGCAACAAAACTCAACACATTTATTAACCATTTTAATAACTGGGTGGCTAGAAAGTGGGCCCAATTCCTTTACCTTCGAGAAAAAAATCACACCaag gcATTTCTGCTAGTCAACATTGGATTGAGcttgttgtttattattggaaattatattaatggatatttattgatttatataatttgtatgacTATAtgcttattttacaaattagcACCACCTCTTGTgaaatttgttcaaaaaatacaagcaaatgcag AATCTGATGTGGAACTCGAAGGTCTTATTCCAGATGTTACAGAGCatgatataaatttgttgtCAATAGAACCTGAACCTAATCCAGTAGTGGATGAACGCCAAAGTCTAG atTTCTGGAAGCCAGAAGATATACCAATTGAAGAAGCAAGTGACAGCTCTGAAAACAGCAGCTCTCTTGTTACTAATTtatcaattgaaaaaatacaatcacTTGACAAAGATATAGAGACATCAGACTCCAGTGAAGATGAATATACACCAatag ATCATAAAAAGGAGCAATTGAAATCAACTTTGGAAACTGTGCAACCAACAGATACCTGGAGTGGCACTGCTTACAATGCTCTGTGGAATTTGACAGGTGCTGTTGCTAATATGGTGTATACTAAACCAGAAGAAAGCAAACGAAAACGTGTGTCAAGTATAGATTCGTCAGACGGTTTTGAAATGATAGATAAAAACGACGTCATGTGA
- the LOC128683776 gene encoding lys-63-specific deubiquitinase BRCC36-like isoform X3, translated as MLEKVLLSTDVALVCVQHALSTEKEEIMGLLIGEVHNNGALVSIVSSVILRRLDKKPDRVEISEEQLVQATLRAEELAAEVDRPLRVVGWYHSHPHITVWPSHVDLATQSMYQRMDSSFVGIIFAVFLTEQSTKAPSVQITCFQSINGSNQTRREIDMEIRNSSNALLSNNFQILTQLPAILKEEEDEAYSNEVGQNYLEEDIINKQHNAAVRTIAIGHIVEKFFSRCLALC; from the exons ATGTTAGAAAAAGTTCTTCTTTCTACGGATGTGGCATTAGTTTGTGTTCAACATGCATTATCAACTGAAAAAGAGGAAATAATGGGATTACTTATTGGGGAA GTTCACAATAATGGAGCACTTGTATCCATAGTCTCCTCAGTTATCTTACGACGATTAGATAAAAAGCCTGACCGAGTTGAGATATCAGAGGAACAACTGGTCCAAGCCACTTTAAGAGCTGAGGAATTGGCTGCTGAAGTAGATCGTCCATTGAGAGTTGTGGGTTGGTACCATTCTCACCCACACATAACAGTTTGGCCTTCACATGTTG accTTGCTACCCAATCAATGTATCAGAGAATGGACTCTAGTTTTGTGGGCATAATATTTGCCGTTTTTTTGACTGAACAATCAACCAAGGCTCCTTCA gtaCAAATAACGTGTTTCCAATCAATTAATGGATCAAATCAAACAAGGCGAGAAATTGATATGGAAATTAGAAACAGTAGTAATGCcttattatcaaataattttcag aTTCTTACCCAATTGCCTGCTATCctcaaagaagaagaagatgaagCATACAGCAATGAAGTAGGACAAAATTATCTAGAGGaagatataataaacaaacaacacAATGCTGCTGTCCGAACTATTGCAATTGGACACATAGTAGAAAAG TTTTTTTCCAGATGTCTCGCCCTATGTTAG
- the LOC128683848 gene encoding actin-binding protein IPP-like gives MSGNIYDKSSNKKGARPYTCREYATKISSNLQHFKRDGRFCDIDLISGKTRIKAHRVVLAASCAYFDAMFSAGLEESQKGHVALPSVPPDILPMIIDFIYTGEIMIDKASVQHLLIAADMLQLRELVTGCGEYLRKELHPSNALGIFRFADAHNCTELAEEALAHAQANWNIVANGDELLELPLPQLITLLSSEQLKVDSEAQVLYPALRWLEHDPSGRRRHCFEVLGHVRLPLISPQILDEAIKNVQDPSIAVALKTVRVDMKTGRGALVPLGAEPRARARRALLLAGGCCHDSAPPPLAADNILSSVLKFDLYKREWEELAPMGIARIQPGVATLGGRVYAVGGEQGSQILANGEVYDPQTDKWSNISPMREARCEFGLTGWNGHLYAFGGWVGSDMGASVEVYDPAADQWAPAGRMPEPRFGMGVVNFEGLIYIVGGCTHTWRHTRDLLSYHPASRKWQKLAPMRYPRSQAAAVVLGNHLYVIGGNAPRRTVLASVERYSFDDDSWEEVASLREARAGCAAGAAGGVLVVAGGDSDSAARAFYRARTELDSVELFRPRDAQWLPGPPLPHRRAEAGAALL, from the exons ATGTCTGGTAATATATACGATAAAAGTTCTAATAAAAAAGGAGCACGACCTTATACATGTCGGGaatatgcaacaaaaatatcttcaaatttacaacattttaagaGGGACGGCAGATTTTGTGACATAGATTTGATATCGGGCAAAACGAGAATCAAG GCTCATCGCGTGGTTCTAGCTGCAAGTTGTGCATATTTTGATGCCATGTTCAGTGCAGGCTTGGAAGAAAGTCAAAAAGGGCATGTAGCTCTTCCAAGTGTGCCGCCAGACATTTTACCAATGATAATAGATTTCATATATACAG GTGAAATAATGATTGACAAAGCTAGTGTTCAACACTTACTGATAGCAGCCGACATGCTTCAGCTAAGAGAACTTGTTACAGGATGTGGGGAATATTTAAGGAAAGAATTGCATCCATCAAACGCTTTAGGAATTTTCAG ATTCGCCGATGCCCACAATTGCACTGAGTTGGCTGAAGAAGCATTAGCACATGCACAAGCTAATTGGAATATTGTTGCTAATGGAGATGAATTACTGGAACTGCCTCTTCCTCAGTTGATAACATTATTATCTTCTGAACAGCTAAAAGTTGATAGTGAGGCTCAG GTGTTATACCCAGCCTTAAGATGGCTGGAACACGATCCCTCTGGGCGGCGCCGTCATTGTTTCGAAGTGTTAGGTCATGTTAGATTGCCTCTCATATCGCCACAAATTTTAGATGAAGCTATTAAAAACGTACAAGACCCTTCAATTGCTGTCGCTTTGAAGACAGTGAGAGTTGATATG AAAACAGGCCGTGGCGCTCTAGTCCCGCTGGGAGCGGAGCCCCGCGCacgcgcgcgccgcgcgctGCTGCTGGCGGGCGGCTGCTGCCACGACTCCGCGCCCCCGCCGCTCGCCGCCGACAACATACTCTCCTCCGTGCTCAAGTTTGACTTGTACAAGAG AGAATGGGAAGAGCTAGCACCTATGGGCATTGCCAGAATCCAGCCCGGTGTAGCGACATTGGGAGGCCGAGTTTATGCCGTCGGTGGGGAACAAGGTAGTCAGATCCTTGCCAATGGGGAAGTGTATGATCCGCAG aCCGATAAATGGTCAAACATATCGCCGATGAGGGAGGCGCGGTGCGAATTCGGTTTGACCGGGTGGAATGGGCACCTGTACGCTTTCGGCGGCTGGGTGGGTTCCGACATGGGCGCCTCCGTCGAGGTGTACGACCCCGCCGCCGACCAGTGGGCGCCCGCGGGCCGCATGCCCGAGCCCAGGTTCGGCATGGGCGTCGTTAATTTTGAAg GTCTCATATACATAGTGGGAGGGTGCACGCACACGTGGAGACACACGCGCGACCTGCTGAGCTACCACCCCGCGTCGCGCAAGTGGCAGAAGCTGGCGCCCATGCGGTACCCGCGCAGCCAGGCCGCCGCCGTGGTGCTGGGCAACCATCTCTACGTCATCGGCGGCAACGCGCCGCGTCGCACCGTGCTGGCTTCCGTCGAGCGGTACAGCTTTGATGAT GACTCGTGGGAGGAAGTGGCTTCGTTGCGCGAAGCACGCGCGGGGTgcgcggcgggcgcggcgggcgGCGTGCTGGTGGTGGCGGGCGGCGACAGCGacagcgccgcgcgcgcctTCTACCGCGCGCGCACTGAGCTGGACAGCGTGGAGCTGTTCCGGCCGCGCGACGCGCAGTGGCTGCCCGGCCCGCCGCTGCCGCATCGCCGCGCCGAGGCCGGCGCCGCGCTGCTCTGA
- the LOC128683774 gene encoding uncharacterized protein LOC128683774 isoform X2, which produces MFATLRNKLKWGSTKLQETKCQKSYILSVYIGLLEDILFWRNMWLSLSFLVFLNVFLFMTTQQEISFLQFIFYATIMVLSIDALEVWLIYKHRTACLKRLANYEATKLNTFINHFNNWVARKWAQFLYLREKNHTKAFLLVNIGLSLLFIIGNYINGYLLIYIICMTICLFYKLAPPLVKFVQKIQANAESDVELEGLIPDVTEHDINLLSIEPEPNPVVDERQSLDFWKPEDIPIEEASDSSENSSSLVTNLSIEKIQSLDKDIETSDSSEDEYTPIDHKKEQLKSTLETVQPTDTWSGTAYNALWNLTGAVANMVYTKPEESKRKRVSSIDSSDGFEMIDKNDVM; this is translated from the exons ATGTTTGCTactttgagaaataaattgaaatgggGATCTACGAAATTACAAGAAACCAAATGTCAGAAATCGTATATTTTAAGTGTTTATATTGGATTActtgaagatattttattctgGAGAAATATGTGGCTTTCTTTGTcttttttggtatttttaaacgtttttctttt tATGACTACTCAACAAGAAATCagctttttacaatttattttttatgcaacaATAATGGTGTTAAGTATTGATGCATTGGAGGTTTGGTTGATATATAAACACAGAACTGCCTGTTTAAAAAGACTGGCTAATTATGAGGCAACAAAACTCAACACATTTATTAACCATTTTAATAACTGGGTGGCTAGAAAGTGGGCCCAATTCCTTTACCTTCGAGAAAAAAATCACACCaag gcATTTCTGCTAGTCAACATTGGATTGAGcttgttgtttattattggaaattatattaatggatatttattgatttatataatttgtatgacTATAtgcttattttacaaattagcACCACCTCTTGTgaaatttgttcaaaaaatacaagcaaatgcag AATCTGATGTGGAACTCGAAGGTCTTATTCCAGATGTTACAGAGCatgatataaatttgttgtCAATAGAACCTGAACCTAATCCAGTAGTGGATGAACGCCAAAGTCTAG atTTCTGGAAGCCAGAAGATATACCAATTGAAGAAGCAAGTGACAGCTCTGAAAACAGCAGCTCTCTTGTTACTAATTtatcaattgaaaaaatacaatcacTTGACAAAGATATAGAGACATCAGACTCCAGTGAAGATGAATATACACCAatag ATCATAAAAAGGAGCAATTGAAATCAACTTTGGAAACTGTGCAACCAACAGATACCTGGAGTGGCACTGCTTACAATGCTCTGTGGAATTTGACAGGTGCTGTTGCTAATATGGTGTATACTAAACCAGAAGAAAGCAAACGAAAACGTGTGTCAAGTATAGATTCGTCAGACGGTTTTGAAATGATAGATAAAAACGACGTCATGTGA
- the LOC128683849 gene encoding glutathione S-transferase LANCL1-like isoform X2 — protein MISKGSFENNFKDYSPVTTNNILTESRDEISSEFQEKLQNYKRSKLHLVTTDMQSDIFYDGTIYTGSAGMALYYLSCCSLGKNDSNVELLKKALNYIDINNLKRHRISFMCGDAGPLALATVISYKLGNKRPEKYPDYKELALRLMSLVSLLEDSPDELLYGKAGYLYALLFVTKHIPAKDVIPVCHFEKVISSILKSGKQFSAQMKFDTPLLWDWHDKIYFGAAHGMAGIMYMLLQANAYITTAEKKVVKTAIDWLLTQRFPSGNFPSSLSSNARDRLVQWCHGAPGFIPLCLLAHQIYDDERYLKIAVQCGDVIWQRGLCSKGYSLCHGVSGNAYGFIQLFQATKARD, from the exons atgatatcaAAAGGATCCTTTGAAAATAACTTCAAAGATTATTCTCCTgtaacaacaaataatatattaacagAATCCCGAGATGAG atatccAGCGAGTTTCAAGAAAAGCTGCAGAACTATAAAAGATCAAAGTTACATTTGGTAACAACTGACATGcaaagtgatattttttatgatggaACTATTTATACTGGATCAGCAGGAATGGCATTGTATTACTTGTCATGTTGTTCATTGGGTAAAAATGATAGTAATGTTGAATTACTGAAG AAGGCTTTGAATTACATtgatataaacaatttaaaacgtCACAGAATCAGTTTCATGTGTGGTGACGCTGGTCCTTTAGCTTTGGCTACTGTTATATCATATAAGTTAGGCAATAAACGACCTGAAAAATATCCCGATTATAAAGAATTAGCTCTTAG ACTTATGTCATTAGTATCATTATTGGAAGATTCGCCGGATGAGTTACTGTATGGGAAAGCTGGATATCTTTATGCTTTACTATTTGTTACTAAGCATATCCCTGCAAAAGATGTAATACCGGTTTGCCACTTTGAAAAG GTCATATCGTCTATACTAAAATCAGGAAAGCAATTTTCTGCacaaatgaaatttgatactcCTCTGTTATGGGACTGgcatgataaaatttatttcggtGCAGCGCATGGTATGGCTGGAATAATGTATATGCTCTTACAg gcTAATGCATATATTACTACTGCTGAAAAAAAAGTTGTCAAAACAGCGATTGATTGGCTTTTAACTCAACGTTTCCCCAGTGGAAACTTCCCATCGTCATTGAGTAGTAATGCTCGCGACAGATTGGTTCAATGGTGTCATGGGGCTCCGGGGTTTATCCCATTGTGTCTTTTGGCACACCAG ATTTATGACGACGAAAGGTATTTGAAGATTGCAGTGCAATGTGGTGATGTCATATGGCAGAGGGGGCTTTGCTCCAAAGGATACAGTTTATGTCACGGAGTCAGTGGAAACGCATATGGTTTTATACAGTTGTTCCAGGCTACGAAG GCCCGGGACTGA
- the LOC128683849 gene encoding lanC-like protein 2 isoform X3, whose product MQSDIFYDGTIYTGSAGMALYYLSCCSLGKNDSNVELLKKALNYIDINNLKRHRISFMCGDAGPLALATVISYKLGNKRPEKYPDYKELALRLMSLVSLLEDSPDELLYGKAGYLYALLFVTKHIPAKDVIPVCHFEKVISSILKSGKQFSAQMKFDTPLLWDWHDKIYFGAAHGMAGIMYMLLQANAYITTAEKKVVKTAIDWLLTQRFPSGNFPSSLSSNARDRLVQWCHGAPGFIPLCLLAHQIYDDERYLKIAVQCGDVIWQRGLCSKGYSLCHGVSGNAYGFIQLFQATKNPMHLYRACCFMEWCALERPGTELHHPDRPASLFEGALGRIYLAEDMSRVLNAKFPAFCL is encoded by the exons ATGcaaagtgatattttttatgatggaACTATTTATACTGGATCAGCAGGAATGGCATTGTATTACTTGTCATGTTGTTCATTGGGTAAAAATGATAGTAATGTTGAATTACTGAAG AAGGCTTTGAATTACATtgatataaacaatttaaaacgtCACAGAATCAGTTTCATGTGTGGTGACGCTGGTCCTTTAGCTTTGGCTACTGTTATATCATATAAGTTAGGCAATAAACGACCTGAAAAATATCCCGATTATAAAGAATTAGCTCTTAG ACTTATGTCATTAGTATCATTATTGGAAGATTCGCCGGATGAGTTACTGTATGGGAAAGCTGGATATCTTTATGCTTTACTATTTGTTACTAAGCATATCCCTGCAAAAGATGTAATACCGGTTTGCCACTTTGAAAAG GTCATATCGTCTATACTAAAATCAGGAAAGCAATTTTCTGCacaaatgaaatttgatactcCTCTGTTATGGGACTGgcatgataaaatttatttcggtGCAGCGCATGGTATGGCTGGAATAATGTATATGCTCTTACAg gcTAATGCATATATTACTACTGCTGAAAAAAAAGTTGTCAAAACAGCGATTGATTGGCTTTTAACTCAACGTTTCCCCAGTGGAAACTTCCCATCGTCATTGAGTAGTAATGCTCGCGACAGATTGGTTCAATGGTGTCATGGGGCTCCGGGGTTTATCCCATTGTGTCTTTTGGCACACCAG ATTTATGACGACGAAAGGTATTTGAAGATTGCAGTGCAATGTGGTGATGTCATATGGCAGAGGGGGCTTTGCTCCAAAGGATACAGTTTATGTCACGGAGTCAGTGGAAACGCATATGGTTTTATACAGTTGTTCCAGGCTACGAAG AACCCGATGCATTTGTACCGTGCTTGCTGTTTCATGGAATGGTGCGCTTTGGAAAGGCCCGGGACTGAGCTGCACCACCCAGACAGACCGGCCTCGCTGTTTGAAGGCGCGCTGGGGAGGATCTATTTAGCCGAGGACATGTCTCGTGTTCTGAATGCCAAATTCCCAGCTTTCTGTttgtaa